In one Meiothermus sp. Pnk-1 genomic region, the following are encoded:
- a CDS encoding sulfite exporter TauE/SafE family protein: MSELQLSLLLFLGSLLAGGVGALTGLGGGVILVPLLVLGFKVDLPYALGASLVSVIATSSGAASAYVREGYSNLRIGMFLEVATTAGALLGAYLVGILPKSWIATVFGLMLLYSAYQSFQDRHKDEQPISAPSDPLAVRLRLEGAYPTPQGLQPYKVQRVLGGFGLMGVAGMLSGLLGIGSGAVKVLAMDRVMGLPYKVSTTTSNFMIGVTAAASAGVYLSRGYIDPLLAMPVMLGVLLGSLLGARILTRAAPARLRLLFVGVISLLGIQMIYQGLRGGL, from the coding sequence ATGAGCGAGCTTCAACTCTCCCTCCTCCTGTTCCTGGGCAGTCTACTGGCCGGAGGGGTGGGGGCCCTCACCGGGCTGGGGGGTGGGGTGATTCTGGTGCCGCTGCTGGTGCTGGGCTTCAAAGTAGATCTGCCCTACGCCCTGGGGGCCTCGCTGGTCTCGGTGATCGCGACCTCGAGTGGGGCCGCCTCGGCCTATGTGCGGGAGGGGTACTCCAACCTGCGCATCGGGATGTTTCTGGAAGTAGCCACCACCGCAGGGGCCCTGTTGGGGGCTTATCTAGTGGGGATCCTTCCCAAAAGCTGGATCGCTACCGTGTTTGGCCTGATGCTGCTGTACTCGGCCTACCAGAGCTTCCAGGATCGCCACAAAGACGAGCAGCCCATCTCCGCGCCCTCCGACCCCTTGGCCGTGCGATTGCGGCTGGAGGGTGCCTACCCTACCCCCCAGGGCCTCCAGCCCTACAAAGTGCAGCGCGTACTCGGGGGGTTCGGCTTGATGGGGGTGGCCGGGATGCTCTCGGGGCTCTTGGGCATCGGTTCGGGGGCAGTAAAGGTGCTGGCCATGGACCGGGTGATGGGCCTGCCCTACAAGGTCTCCACCACCACCTCCAACTTTATGATCGGGGTGACCGCCGCGGCCAGCGCAGGCGTCTACCTGAGCCGAGGCTATATCGACCCCCTGCTGGCCATGCCGGTCATGTTGGGCGTGCTCCTGGGCTCGCTGTTGGGGGCGCGTATCCTGACCAGAGCCGCCCCGGCGCGGCTACGACTGCTTTTTGTGGGGGTGATTTCTCTGTTGGGGATACAGATGATTTACCAGGGCCTGCGGGGTGGACTGTGA
- a CDS encoding glycoside hydrolase family 15 protein: MEAFGAPGISPTWASSSKDLIGTALGPSRIWFTLGYGILNEVFWPSTGEPQIRDLGFIVAREGAWYEVKRVQRYTLSTPAPEVPLPRVVHRGEGYTLELEFLVDPNRDVVLVRYRLEGEGFRLYPLLAPHLGSSGHDNTAWVEGSVVYAQKGSVALALLSEPGFARASAGFVGFSDGWQDFHRNGAMTWSFSRAAEGNVALMSELLAPEGVLALGFAETPEGAQTLARSSLAEGYGAVRARYLEGWEAWARGLRIEGESPELTRMARTSAMVLRVHEDATYPGAVVASLSTPWGASHDDPGGYHLVWPRDAVEAGLALLAAGQVQDARRMLAYLMATQRPDGSWPQNFYPDGRPYWQGLQLDEVALPVLLAVRLAEAGGLSEGVPVRRMVQKALRFIARNGPYSPQDRWEENAGANPFTLGVQVAALAAGADFLPEPDRSYALSLADAWNARIEEWTYVEGTALDRRYGIRGHYVRLSPPGETALRGRIVLANRQGEALSARELLGLEFLYLVRLGLRSPEDPRIRETVRLVEALLRVELPTGIFYHRYNEDGYGEHADGSPFDGWGIGRAWPLLAGEWGHYALLAGEDPLPYLQAMVRSASPGGMIPEQVWDSPPIPERGLFPGRPSGSAMPLVWAHAEYLKLFLALQQGHPSEWLEGVAQRYQSPRPPQILHWRPDTPYRAILPGQTLWVEAAWPFTLHFGFDGWHGVQERQAAEVGLGCFGVQLEPALLRGHRSLEFTRRFEEGWEGQDYEVMLQEE; encoded by the coding sequence ATGGAGGCTTTTGGCGCGCCGGGCATCTCCCCTACCTGGGCCAGCAGCAGCAAGGATCTCATCGGCACAGCCCTGGGCCCCAGCCGCATCTGGTTCACCCTGGGCTATGGCATCCTCAACGAGGTGTTCTGGCCCTCCACCGGCGAGCCACAGATCCGCGATCTGGGCTTCATTGTGGCCCGGGAAGGGGCCTGGTACGAGGTCAAGCGGGTGCAGCGCTATACCCTCTCGACCCCGGCCCCCGAGGTGCCCCTGCCGCGGGTGGTGCACCGGGGCGAGGGGTACACCCTCGAGCTGGAGTTTCTGGTCGATCCCAACCGCGACGTGGTGCTGGTGCGCTACCGGCTGGAAGGGGAGGGCTTCCGGCTTTATCCGCTGCTGGCCCCTCACCTGGGCAGCAGCGGCCACGACAACACTGCCTGGGTGGAGGGCTCGGTTGTCTATGCCCAGAAAGGGAGCGTGGCGCTCGCGCTCCTGTCCGAGCCGGGATTTGCCCGGGCCAGCGCGGGTTTTGTGGGCTTTTCCGACGGCTGGCAGGACTTCCACCGGAACGGGGCCATGACCTGGAGCTTCAGCCGGGCCGCGGAGGGCAACGTGGCCCTGATGAGCGAGCTGTTAGCCCCCGAGGGGGTGCTGGCGCTGGGGTTCGCCGAGACCCCCGAGGGGGCCCAAACCCTGGCCCGCTCGAGCCTGGCCGAGGGCTACGGGGCGGTGCGGGCCCGCTACCTGGAGGGCTGGGAGGCCTGGGCTAGGGGGCTACGAATCGAGGGAGAGAGCCCTGAGCTCACCCGGATGGCCCGCACCTCGGCCATGGTGCTGCGGGTGCACGAGGATGCGACCTACCCCGGGGCAGTGGTGGCCAGCCTCTCCACCCCCTGGGGTGCCTCCCACGACGACCCCGGCGGCTACCACCTGGTCTGGCCGCGCGACGCGGTGGAGGCCGGGCTGGCCCTTCTGGCGGCGGGCCAGGTGCAGGACGCCCGGCGGATGCTGGCCTACCTCATGGCCACCCAGCGGCCCGATGGAAGCTGGCCGCAGAACTTCTACCCCGACGGGCGGCCCTACTGGCAGGGCCTCCAGCTCGACGAGGTGGCCCTGCCGGTGCTGCTGGCGGTGCGCTTGGCAGAAGCGGGGGGGCTTTCCGAAGGGGTCCCGGTGAGGCGGATGGTGCAAAAGGCCCTCCGCTTTATCGCTCGCAACGGCCCCTACAGCCCCCAAGATCGCTGGGAGGAGAACGCCGGGGCCAACCCCTTCACCCTGGGAGTGCAGGTGGCCGCGCTGGCGGCAGGGGCGGATTTTTTGCCGGAGCCCGACCGAAGCTACGCCCTCTCGCTGGCCGATGCCTGGAACGCCCGCATCGAGGAGTGGACCTACGTAGAGGGCACTGCGCTGGACCGGCGCTATGGGATCCGCGGGCACTACGTGCGTCTTTCACCCCCGGGGGAGACCGCCCTGAGAGGCCGGATCGTGCTGGCCAACCGCCAGGGGGAGGCCCTGTCCGCCCGGGAGCTTTTGGGGCTGGAGTTCCTATATCTGGTGCGGCTTGGGCTGCGCTCCCCCGAGGATCCGCGCATTCGGGAGACGGTGCGGCTGGTAGAGGCCCTCCTGCGGGTGGAGCTCCCTACCGGGATCTTCTACCACCGCTACAACGAAGACGGCTACGGGGAGCACGCTGACGGGAGCCCCTTCGACGGCTGGGGGATCGGGCGGGCCTGGCCCTTGCTGGCTGGGGAGTGGGGGCACTACGCCCTCCTGGCGGGCGAAGACCCTCTCCCTTACCTCCAGGCCATGGTCCGATCGGCGAGCCCCGGGGGGATGATCCCCGAGCAGGTCTGGGACAGCCCGCCGATCCCCGAACGGGGCCTGTTCCCCGGGCGGCCCAGCGGCAGCGCGATGCCTTTGGTCTGGGCCCACGCCGAGTACCTCAAACTTTTCTTGGCTTTGCAGCAGGGTCATCCCAGCGAGTGGCTCGAGGGGGTAGCCCAACGCTACCAAAGCCCCCGTCCTCCCCAGATCCTGCACTGGCGCCCCGACACCCCCTATCGGGCGATCCTCCCCGGACAAACCCTCTGGGTAGAGGCGGCATGGCCCTTCACTTTGCACTTTGGTTTTGATGGCTGGCACGGGGTACAGGAACGGCAAGCCGCCGAAGTGGGTTTGGGTTGTTTTGGGGTTCAGCTCGAGCCTGCGCTGCTTCGGGGCCACCGTTCGCTCGAGTTCACCCGGCGCTTCGAGGAGGGTTGGGAAGGGCAGGACTACGAGGTGATGCTCCAAGAGGAGTGA
- the zwf gene encoding glucose-6-phosphate dehydrogenase, with translation MNTPQQPSTLVILGATGDLTRRLLMPALYRLHALGHLEGLSIVGYAVEGWSREEFVAHLEEGLRQFVLGFDTARWGALAARIDYCSGDLSAENLSVLKGRLTPSAVFYLALPPNLFGLAAEGLGQAGLSREEGGYRRLVVEKPFGYDLASAEALHAQIHHFWAEKQVYRIDHFLGKETVQNLLVFRFANRFLEPIWNAQHIAQVQITYAETLGLEGRWRYYDQAGALRDMLQNHLMQLFTLVALEPPSIWDAEVLREHKVEVLRAVRPIPAEQVDSFAVRGQYTAGSLRGQEVPGYVQEAHIPPTSTTETFAALKLFVDNWRWRGVPFYLRSGKRLCADYAEVAVQFHEVPARFFGPKAPGSNWLVFHMQPRKSLELQAWAKIPGLALEAQPVALEAPYEQPGEASYSAYEGLLLDALQGDQAHFLRFDEVEWSWRILEPVLQAWKSGQPEPYPAGSEGPAGMARLMDEGHVWRPLGGE, from the coding sequence ATGAACACCCCCCAACAACCTTCCACCCTGGTCATCCTGGGCGCCACCGGTGATCTCACCCGCCGCCTGCTGATGCCCGCGCTCTACCGCCTGCATGCTCTGGGCCACCTCGAGGGCCTCTCCATCGTAGGGTACGCGGTAGAGGGCTGGAGCCGGGAGGAGTTCGTGGCCCACCTGGAAGAGGGCCTGCGGCAGTTCGTCCTGGGCTTCGACACCGCGCGGTGGGGGGCTCTGGCGGCGCGGATCGACTACTGCTCGGGCGACCTCAGCGCGGAAAACCTGAGCGTATTGAAAGGACGCCTGACCCCCTCAGCGGTGTTCTACCTGGCCCTGCCTCCCAACCTCTTCGGCCTGGCCGCGGAGGGGCTGGGGCAGGCCGGGCTGAGTCGGGAAGAGGGAGGGTACCGCCGCCTGGTGGTGGAGAAACCCTTCGGGTACGACCTCGCCTCTGCGGAAGCCCTGCACGCCCAGATCCACCACTTCTGGGCTGAGAAGCAGGTCTACCGCATCGACCACTTCCTGGGCAAGGAGACGGTACAGAACCTGCTGGTCTTCCGCTTTGCCAACCGCTTTTTGGAGCCTATTTGGAACGCCCAGCACATCGCGCAGGTGCAGATCACCTACGCCGAAACCCTGGGGCTGGAGGGTCGCTGGCGCTACTACGATCAGGCCGGGGCCTTACGCGACATGCTGCAAAACCACCTGATGCAGCTGTTTACCCTGGTGGCTCTCGAGCCCCCCTCGATCTGGGACGCCGAGGTGCTGCGCGAGCACAAGGTGGAGGTGCTGCGCGCGGTGCGGCCCATCCCAGCGGAACAGGTGGACAGTTTCGCGGTGCGGGGGCAGTACACCGCCGGAAGCTTGAGGGGCCAGGAGGTGCCGGGGTATGTGCAGGAAGCGCACATCCCCCCCACCTCCACCACCGAGACCTTTGCCGCCCTCAAGCTTTTTGTGGACAACTGGCGCTGGCGCGGGGTGCCTTTTTACCTGCGCAGCGGCAAACGGCTTTGCGCCGACTACGCCGAGGTGGCGGTGCAGTTCCATGAGGTGCCCGCCCGGTTCTTCGGGCCCAAGGCGCCGGGGAGCAACTGGCTGGTCTTTCACATGCAGCCCCGCAAATCCCTCGAGCTCCAAGCCTGGGCCAAGATCCCGGGGCTTGCGCTCGAGGCCCAGCCGGTAGCCCTCGAGGCCCCCTACGAGCAGCCGGGCGAGGCCTCCTACTCAGCCTACGAAGGGCTTTTGTTGGATGCTTTGCAAGGCGATCAGGCCCACTTCCTGCGCTTCGATGAGGTGGAGTGGTCCTGGCGCATTCTGGAGCCGGTGCTCCAGGCCTGGAAGAGCGGTCAGCCTGAACCCTACCCTGCCGGATCGGAAGGGCCGGCGGGGATGGCCCGGCTGATGGACGAGGGCCACGTTTGGCGGCCCTTAGGAGGTGAGTGA
- a CDS encoding mechanosensitive ion channel family protein produces the protein MRQYLLYLALGLGLLLTLPPLVEDLGLKRVTPYLAATFVIGGVMLVYALAGIGHRALRRLGLAHLTGGVRLLEVVGYLLVLLLGLSAAGYHPTALLAGGAVAGAVVGLAAQATLSNVLSGIVLMLSGAFRVGEYIRVRSWAYGGVEYRGEVQDVTLFHAVLRGASGEIRLPNARLMDSVIVRGQELAVEVVLPEEALWQSLGKALPRARFEATALSPDGIRGILYLRGEEVAAALKILRSRAAQDEHEPQNDGQSKEGSGCSHPPKSE, from the coding sequence GTGCGGCAATATCTACTGTACCTAGCTCTAGGATTGGGGCTGCTCCTGACCCTGCCTCCTCTGGTAGAGGATCTGGGTCTGAAGCGGGTGACCCCTTATCTGGCAGCGACGTTCGTGATAGGCGGTGTGATGTTGGTCTACGCCCTAGCTGGCATTGGACACCGGGCTCTGCGACGCCTGGGCCTGGCGCATCTGACCGGAGGGGTGCGGCTTCTGGAAGTGGTGGGTTACTTGTTGGTCTTGCTGCTGGGCCTCTCGGCAGCGGGATATCACCCCACTGCCCTGCTCGCTGGGGGGGCAGTAGCCGGTGCGGTGGTGGGTCTGGCGGCTCAGGCTACGCTCTCTAACGTGCTTTCCGGAATCGTCCTCATGCTCTCCGGCGCTTTCCGTGTGGGAGAGTATATCCGTGTGCGCTCCTGGGCTTATGGCGGGGTAGAATACCGGGGAGAAGTGCAGGATGTGACACTTTTCCACGCCGTGTTGCGAGGAGCCTCGGGCGAGATCCGCCTCCCCAATGCTCGCCTTATGGATTCAGTCATCGTCAGGGGACAGGAGCTGGCAGTGGAGGTCGTCCTACCCGAAGAGGCCCTCTGGCAGTCCCTAGGAAAAGCTCTTCCCCGGGCGCGGTTTGAAGCCACCGCTCTAAGCCCGGATGGGATACGGGGGATCCTTTACCTGCGTGGGGAGGAAGTAGCAGCGGCGCTGAAGATTTTGAGGAGTAGGGCCGCCCAGGACGAACACGAACCTCAAAATGATGGCCAGTCCAAAGAGGGATCAGGTTGCAGCCACCCACCCAAGAGCGAATAA
- a CDS encoding DUF1634 domain-containing protein, translated as MNDRAMEVVLGYLLRAGVLVAGVVVLAGGLIELATHGGQSVSYSVFRGEPASLRSLLGIWQGAEEARPKHLIQLGLLLLVLTPVLRVALSAVLFARQRDVIFVGVTLWVLGVLLYSLAR; from the coding sequence GTGAACGACCGGGCCATGGAGGTAGTGCTGGGGTATCTGCTGCGGGCGGGGGTTTTGGTGGCCGGGGTGGTGGTTCTGGCCGGGGGCCTGATAGAGCTCGCAACTCACGGTGGCCAGAGCGTAAGCTATTCGGTCTTTAGGGGGGAGCCCGCCTCTTTGCGCTCGCTGCTGGGCATCTGGCAGGGGGCCGAGGAGGCCCGGCCCAAGCATCTGATCCAGCTGGGCCTGTTGCTCCTGGTGCTGACCCCTGTGCTACGGGTAGCCCTCTCGGCGGTGCTCTTCGCTCGGCAGCGCGACGTAATCTTTGTTGGGGTTACGCTCTGGGTGCTGGGGGTCTTGCTCTACAGCCTGGCCCGCTAG